The following proteins are encoded in a genomic region of Paenibacillus sp. FSL R7-0273:
- a CDS encoding nucleoside hydrolase, producing MPRPIIIDCDPGHDDAIAILLALAHPEELEIRGITTVGGNQILDKITDNALKVLSFVNADIPVAKGAAGPLFGKLVTGEEAHGESGMDGPVLPASRFKPVEQGAVEFMLGLIRASEKPVTLVPLAPLTNIALLITAYPEVKSKIKEISLMGGGLAYGNVTSTAEFNIFVDPEAARIVYESGIPIVMSGLDVTDKAAIFEEEILELKQKGPVSVMVGELLDFYSIYGKKMGYVGNALHDPCAVAWLVHPELFQSEQLYVTVETEGKLTRGMTVADRRKKPDRQPNVQVLTGVDREAFMKLLFDSLERLDQGLLAAAGGNS from the coding sequence ATGCCAAGACCCATAATTATTGACTGTGACCCGGGGCATGATGACGCGATTGCGATTCTGCTGGCGCTGGCGCATCCGGAGGAGCTGGAAATCCGGGGCATTACAACGGTAGGCGGTAACCAGATTCTTGATAAAATAACGGATAACGCCCTGAAGGTGCTCAGCTTCGTTAATGCGGATATCCCTGTTGCCAAAGGGGCAGCCGGACCGCTGTTCGGCAAGCTGGTGACGGGAGAGGAAGCGCACGGAGAATCCGGGATGGACGGCCCGGTGCTGCCGGCCAGCAGGTTCAAGCCGGTGGAGCAGGGTGCGGTTGAATTCATGCTCGGGCTTATCCGCGCATCGGAGAAGCCGGTTACACTGGTGCCGCTGGCACCGTTAACCAATATTGCACTGCTAATCACCGCTTACCCGGAAGTAAAGAGCAAGATTAAGGAAATCTCGCTGATGGGCGGGGGCCTGGCTTACGGGAATGTGACCAGCACGGCTGAATTCAATATCTTTGTAGACCCGGAAGCTGCACGGATCGTCTATGAATCGGGTATTCCTATTGTGATGAGCGGTCTGGATGTGACGGATAAGGCGGCGATTTTCGAGGAGGAAATCCTTGAGCTGAAGCAGAAGGGCCCGGTGTCTGTAATGGTCGGGGAGCTGCTGGATTTCTACTCAATCTATGGCAAAAAAATGGGCTACGTCGGCAACGCGCTGCATGATCCATGCGCCGTAGCCTGGCTGGTGCACCCGGAGCTGTTCCAGTCAGAGCAGCTCTATGTGACGGTGGAAACCGAGGGTAAGCTGACCCGCGGCATGACCGTGGCTGACCGCAGAAAGAAGCCGGACCGCCAGCCGAATGTGCAGGTGCTGACCGGTGTTGACCGCGAAGCGTTCATGAAGCTGCTGTTCGATTCACTGGAACGGCTGGACCAGGGGCTGCTTGCGGCGGCCGGGGGAAATAGCTGA
- a CDS encoding sugar ABC transporter substrate-binding protein: MGGKSKRTFKLSLITLLSLSFALAGCGGNNNGNTKDNAKAEETGAAQTAGAADTGDKIEPFNISVFLGEAGQQPTPDNKIYKKIKDETGASFNFEFLAGDINQKLGVMIAGQDYPDMMTGNTKLTAAGAYIPLEDLIEEHAPNLKAHYAEYWNMMKDPNDGHIYILPNYGVYNGKVNSAWYSGPAFWIQKAVLKEFGYPQVKTLDEYFDLIEKYKEKYPKIDGSPTIGFEILNYDWKNWGLFNAPQHLIGHPNDGGVVVKDGVAEIFADKDYAKQYYQKLNELNQKGLIDKETFVQNYDQYMAKLSSGTVLGMFDQHWNFNAAEDSLTTQGKIERTYVGLPLVYDKATKDYYRDLAVLNLNNGFGISINAKDPVKIIKLLDTLIQEEWQKTFSWGIEGEDYIVENGRFMRTQEQRDNAADATWQLANKAKSLFSYLPKMEGSFSDGNSTDAAAQPEEYKAGLKPFDKEVLDAYGYDTYVDFFSEPPANPVYYPAWSIDLIEGSDAKIANTKLNELQTKFLPKAILASPDEFDAVWTDYVGQIQKANVKAYEDKINEQIKWRIDNWSK, translated from the coding sequence ATGGGGGGCAAGTCAAAACGGACGTTCAAGTTATCGCTGATCACGCTGTTATCCCTGAGCTTTGCACTCGCCGGCTGCGGCGGCAATAACAACGGCAATACCAAGGATAATGCCAAGGCTGAAGAGACCGGTGCGGCACAAACTGCAGGAGCTGCGGACACGGGCGACAAAATTGAGCCGTTCAACATCAGTGTGTTTCTGGGCGAAGCCGGCCAGCAGCCGACGCCGGACAATAAAATTTACAAGAAAATCAAAGATGAAACGGGTGCCAGCTTCAATTTTGAATTTTTGGCAGGCGACATTAACCAGAAGCTGGGCGTTATGATTGCCGGCCAGGATTATCCCGATATGATGACAGGGAATACGAAGCTGACTGCAGCGGGTGCATATATTCCGCTCGAAGATCTGATTGAAGAGCATGCTCCGAATTTGAAAGCGCATTATGCAGAGTACTGGAACATGATGAAGGACCCTAATGACGGACATATCTATATCCTGCCTAACTACGGGGTATACAACGGCAAGGTAAACAGCGCCTGGTATTCAGGCCCGGCCTTCTGGATCCAGAAGGCAGTGCTCAAGGAATTCGGCTATCCGCAGGTCAAGACACTGGATGAGTACTTTGACCTGATTGAGAAATACAAAGAGAAATATCCGAAAATTGACGGCAGTCCGACCATCGGCTTCGAAATTCTGAATTATGACTGGAAAAACTGGGGACTGTTCAATGCGCCTCAGCATCTGATCGGGCATCCGAACGATGGCGGTGTTGTGGTCAAAGACGGCGTGGCTGAGATTTTTGCAGACAAGGATTATGCCAAGCAGTATTACCAGAAGCTCAATGAACTCAATCAAAAGGGTCTGATCGATAAAGAGACCTTTGTGCAGAACTATGACCAGTATATGGCGAAGCTGTCCAGCGGAACCGTTCTGGGGATGTTCGACCAGCACTGGAACTTCAACGCTGCCGAGGATTCACTGACCACCCAGGGCAAAATTGAACGTACCTACGTCGGGCTCCCGCTCGTATACGACAAGGCTACCAAGGACTATTACCGTGATCTTGCGGTTCTGAACCTTAACAACGGCTTCGGTATCAGTATCAACGCCAAGGATCCGGTAAAAATTATCAAGCTGCTCGACACCCTGATTCAGGAAGAATGGCAGAAGACCTTCTCCTGGGGTATTGAAGGCGAAGATTATATCGTAGAGAACGGCAGATTCATGAGAACACAGGAGCAGCGCGACAATGCAGCTGATGCTACCTGGCAGCTGGCCAATAAAGCCAAGTCGCTCTTCAGCTACCTTCCTAAGATGGAGGGAAGCTTCAGTGATGGCAACTCGACGGACGCAGCAGCACAGCCGGAAGAGTATAAGGCAGGACTCAAGCCTTTTGATAAGGAAGTGCTTGATGCTTATGGCTACGATACTTATGTGGATTTCTTCAGTGAGCCGCCTGCCAACCCGGTCTATTACCCGGCCTGGTCCATTGACCTGATTGAAGGCTCCGATGCCAAAATAGCCAACACCAAATTAAATGAATTACAGACCAAATTCCTTCCTAAGGCAATTCTTGCGAGTCCGGATGAATTCGATGCCGTGTGGACCGATTATGTCGGGCAGATCCAGAAGGCCAATGTGAAGGCTTACGAAGACAAGATCAACGAGCAGATCAAATGGAGAATTGATAACTGGAGCAAGTAA
- a CDS encoding response regulator transcription factor, whose translation MYKVLLIDDEPSALEAMELWIDWQVLGFEIVGTCANGQAGLQMIRELAPDLVITDVNMPLLSGLEMVAAWQQAGGRETKFAILSGYSEFEYAQTAIRYGIHHYLLKPVFPEEAGEELRQIRLELDQEAHSRKCRQLAVSEEAAAFIKGLLLGQTSVQAAPELLAGLPEDADSWSVCLILTEPQRYAEVRGRAAALLTGMADAVLADMEAGGCAMVLGSASAEEGRRTLVRITDALRQECPDIPLFMASGDNTAVLNGINHSYQTAKETLQHFFYRAPAAGLLMYEEIRNTPFSSDYDHIRLADELTGFVNTLDLPGFREATASAARSFRAKHVSPGTVRKFIIHLIYRIRELAPLPEEEAASENSGERRLSELTSQLLTLDRLMKHLDAAAEAGIGLLLQERDRRSHDVVRDINLYIREHYRESLTIQRLAEIFYLHPVYLGQLLIKKNGMGFNELLHSLRIEEAVKLLEERRLKLSEIAEKVGYANYGQFLKQFEKKMHLSPNEYRQAKS comes from the coding sequence ATGTATAAAGTGCTGCTGATTGATGATGAGCCTAGCGCTCTGGAGGCAATGGAGCTGTGGATCGACTGGCAGGTGCTGGGCTTTGAAATTGTCGGAACCTGTGCGAACGGCCAGGCGGGACTGCAGATGATCCGGGAGCTTGCACCGGATCTCGTCATTACAGATGTGAACATGCCGCTGCTCAGCGGCCTGGAGATGGTTGCCGCCTGGCAGCAGGCAGGGGGCAGGGAGACCAAGTTCGCTATTCTCAGCGGCTACAGTGAGTTTGAATATGCGCAGACGGCGATCCGGTACGGCATTCATCACTATCTGCTGAAGCCGGTATTTCCGGAGGAGGCCGGGGAAGAGCTGCGTCAAATCCGCCTGGAGCTGGACCAGGAGGCACACAGCCGCAAATGCCGTCAGCTTGCCGTGTCGGAAGAGGCCGCGGCGTTCATTAAAGGGCTGCTCCTCGGGCAGACCTCTGTACAGGCTGCCCCGGAGCTGCTTGCCGGGCTGCCGGAAGACGCGGACAGCTGGAGTGTATGCCTAATCCTGACTGAGCCGCAGCGTTATGCCGAAGTCAGAGGCCGGGCCGCTGCGCTGCTCACGGGCATGGCGGATGCGGTTCTTGCAGATATGGAAGCGGGCGGCTGCGCAATGGTGCTTGGCAGTGCTTCGGCTGAGGAAGGCCGCCGGACACTAGTGCGGATAACCGATGCACTGCGGCAGGAGTGCCCGGATATTCCGTTATTTATGGCGTCCGGTGACAATACAGCTGTACTTAACGGCATTAATCACAGCTACCAGACAGCTAAAGAAACGCTGCAGCATTTCTTTTATAGAGCTCCTGCGGCAGGGCTGCTGATGTATGAGGAGATCCGTAATACCCCCTTCAGCAGCGATTATGACCATATCCGGCTGGCCGATGAACTGACCGGCTTCGTAAATACGCTGGACCTGCCCGGCTTCCGGGAGGCGACGGCCAGTGCGGCCCGCAGCTTCCGTGCAAAGCATGTGTCCCCGGGTACCGTGAGGAAATTCATCATTCATCTGATCTACCGGATCCGGGAGCTGGCTCCGCTGCCGGAGGAGGAAGCGGCCAGCGAGAATTCCGGGGAGCGCCGTTTATCCGAGCTTACCAGCCAGTTGCTAACGCTGGACAGACTGATGAAGCATCTGGATGCTGCTGCCGAGGCAGGAATCGGACTGCTGCTGCAGGAGCGGGACAGGCGCTCGCACGATGTTGTAAGAGATATCAACCTCTACATCCGGGAGCACTACCGTGAGAGCCTGACGATTCAGAGGCTGGCGGAAATCTTTTATCTGCACCCCGTCTATCTGGGCCAGCTCCTGATCAAAAAGAACGGAATGGGCTTCAATGAGCTTCTGCACAGCCTGCGGATTGAAGAGGCGGTGAAGCTGCTGGAGGAGCGCAGGCTTAAGCTGTCGGAGATTGCCGAGAAGGTAGGCTATGCCAATTACGGGCAGTTCCTGAAGCAGTTTGAGAAGAAGATGCATCTGTCCCCGAACGAATACCGGCAGGCAAAGTCCTAA
- a CDS encoding carbohydrate ABC transporter permease yields MDNKQISPGHNTGMTVRKSIGKGKLEPVLFTTFNTVFMICLVIVTLYPFLNTIAVSFNAGNDTIRGGIYLWPRAWTVQNYKAIFASGTIYDAFLVSVARTVLSTVLNIFLTTMLAYTLSRREYVFRQPITVIFVLTMYFSAGLIPSYFLIKDLNLINSFWVYILPSMISAFNMIVIRTYIGTIPESLMESAKIDGAGDFKIFMRVVFPLCKPVLATIALFVAVGAWNSWFDAFIYTSSRQHLSTLQYELMKLLSSTMNSNSNPNVAAGVGMDQDSARALVTPLSIRAAITVVASVPILLVYPFMQKYFVVGLNVGSVKE; encoded by the coding sequence ATGGATAACAAGCAGATTAGCCCCGGGCACAACACAGGCATGACAGTGAGAAAAAGCATTGGCAAAGGGAAGCTGGAGCCTGTGCTGTTCACCACCTTTAATACAGTATTTATGATTTGTCTCGTGATTGTTACCTTGTATCCGTTCCTGAATACCATTGCCGTTTCGTTTAACGCGGGGAATGACACAATCCGCGGCGGCATTTACTTATGGCCGAGAGCCTGGACTGTCCAGAATTACAAGGCGATCTTTGCCTCCGGCACGATTTATGATGCTTTTCTGGTTTCTGTAGCGCGGACGGTGCTGTCGACAGTACTGAATATCTTTCTGACGACCATGCTGGCCTATACGCTGAGCCGGCGGGAATATGTCTTCCGCCAGCCGATCACGGTGATCTTCGTGCTGACGATGTATTTCAGCGCCGGTCTGATCCCGAGCTATTTCCTGATCAAGGATCTGAACCTGATTAACAGCTTCTGGGTTTATATTCTCCCGTCGATGATCAGTGCCTTCAATATGATCGTTATCCGGACTTATATCGGTACCATTCCTGAAAGCCTGATGGAATCAGCGAAAATTGACGGAGCCGGAGATTTCAAAATCTTCATGAGGGTGGTCTTCCCGCTGTGTAAGCCGGTGCTTGCAACGATAGCGCTGTTTGTGGCGGTAGGCGCCTGGAACTCCTGGTTCGATGCCTTTATCTACACCTCCTCCCGGCAGCACCTGAGTACACTGCAGTACGAGCTGATGAAGCTGCTGTCCTCGACGATGAACTCCAACAGCAACCCGAACGTTGCCGCCGGGGTAGGGATGGACCAAGATTCAGCACGGGCGCTGGTGACACCGCTGTCGATCCGGGCCGCGATTACAGTAGTCGCTTCGGTTCCGATCCTGCTCGTGTATCCGTTCATGCAGAAGTATTTTGTGGTCGGGCTGAATGTGGGGAGTGTTAAGGAGTAG
- a CDS encoding ADP-ribosylglycohydrolase family protein, which yields MAGWENLQETAKFELQQRNEEGCRTDGIAEKLAAAGTDESRLMEVYRELMELEVAEDFPYQEPSGLDEIRALRPDGPRRLDPSWTPEQWRDKFHGAWLGRSVGCALGKPLEHWDYLYGKDGRPGWENIELWFQGADAWPIKGYTPDNSRAEAEYGLGLSAWSFTSTREKIRFMESDDDLRYTVLGLLLLEQKGLTWDAWDIGKLWHGNLTYAQVCTAETQTYMNFAAETSHMHKEKPADWAQRLERVRMHLNPYREWIGAAIRADGLAYGAAGHPELAAELGWRDASFSHVKNGIYGEMFNAAMISAAFAEQDNERILEIGLSEVPAKSRLAEAVLQGIDIAQSAKSERELVSRIWDKFSHYDPVHTVNNAALVAASLVYGGNDFEKAVVTSVYGGMDTDCNGATVGSIMGAKLGASQLPASWTAPLNDTLYADLPGFHPIAISACAERSYQVFLKLRAELGQG from the coding sequence ATGGCCGGCTGGGAGAATCTGCAGGAGACGGCAAAGTTCGAGCTGCAGCAGCGAAACGAGGAAGGCTGCCGGACGGATGGAATAGCTGAGAAGCTGGCCGCTGCAGGTACTGATGAAAGCAGGCTGATGGAAGTCTACCGCGAGCTGATGGAGCTTGAGGTGGCTGAGGATTTCCCGTATCAGGAGCCCTCGGGGCTTGATGAAATCCGCGCCCTGCGGCCGGACGGGCCGCGCAGGCTTGACCCTTCGTGGACGCCTGAGCAGTGGCGGGATAAATTCCACGGGGCCTGGCTGGGCAGAAGCGTCGGCTGCGCGCTCGGCAAGCCGCTGGAGCATTGGGATTATCTGTACGGCAAGGACGGCCGTCCGGGCTGGGAGAACATCGAGCTCTGGTTCCAGGGTGCGGATGCCTGGCCGATTAAGGGCTATACGCCGGATAACTCCAGAGCGGAAGCGGAGTACGGGCTTGGCCTTAGCGCCTGGTCCTTCACCAGCACGCGGGAGAAGATCAGGTTCATGGAGAGTGACGACGACCTCCGTTATACCGTCCTGGGGCTGCTGCTGCTGGAGCAGAAGGGGCTTACCTGGGATGCCTGGGATATCGGCAAGCTGTGGCACGGCAACCTGACCTATGCGCAGGTATGTACCGCCGAAACGCAGACCTATATGAACTTCGCCGCTGAAACCTCCCATATGCATAAGGAGAAGCCGGCTGACTGGGCGCAGCGGCTGGAACGGGTGCGGATGCATCTTAATCCGTACCGTGAATGGATCGGCGCTGCCATCCGGGCAGACGGGCTGGCTTACGGCGCAGCCGGGCATCCGGAGCTGGCCGCCGAGCTGGGCTGGCGTGATGCGTCCTTCTCCCATGTGAAGAACGGGATCTACGGCGAGATGTTCAACGCGGCCATGATCTCGGCCGCCTTCGCGGAGCAGGACAACGAGCGGATTCTGGAGATTGGACTCAGCGAGGTTCCGGCTAAGAGCCGGCTCGCCGAGGCGGTGCTCCAGGGGATTGATATTGCCCAATCAGCCAAAAGTGAACGCGAGCTGGTCAGCCGTATCTGGGATAAGTTCAGCCATTATGATCCGGTGCATACAGTCAATAATGCTGCGCTTGTTGCTGCATCGCTGGTCTATGGCGGCAATGACTTTGAGAAGGCGGTAGTTACCTCTGTATATGGCGGAATGGACACGGACTGCAACGGGGCTACGGTAGGCTCGATCATGGGTGCGAAGCTGGGTGCAAGCCAGCTGCCGGCAAGCTGGACAGCACCGCTGAACGATACGCTGTATGCTGACCTTCCGGGCTTCCATCCGATTGCCATTTCGGCCTGCGCGGAGCGGAGCTATCAGGTGTTTCTGAAGCTGCGTGCGGAGCTTGGACAGGGTTAG
- a CDS encoding sensor histidine kinase, whose amino-acid sequence MLKKRFRFNNIVNDIPLNYKFILIYIVGVLLPIMVINLVFLGRITDLIKSREEQNLEISLERARKDIHDFIEGGVAVSYTLSTDKNLYEMLDRPYKDSIDFYDAYDEELRDRLYSFMPVNNQIERITVYTANQSIVSGGNYQAINAKIRTSGWYRQAESSGNQVVVAAYRISENSNSSTPMLSIIDWMDHYSSFGTYEKLSRIDLDLSEVYDIIVREKDYLSLYLVNEQNQIVMSEASGYQHITDEPYPLFTQPEDGEQEVHILPIGTANYLKGWRLIGITQGERIAQAVLDIRLYAAVLATTVTLLTSAFIYVMLRSYNYRVKRLARHMQKVSNEKFELIRIDEGRDEIGGLIHNFNRMTSRINSLINDVYKLEIQSKNLEMERVRAELNFLQSQMNPHFLFNTLNAILVVCTKNKYDDVTDIIKSLSKLLRRLLRWKEDLVSLQEEMQFIEMYLKIEKFRFRDKFDYQFEIEEQALTYKIPKLSMQPLVENSCKHGLQTIEGLGVIRIRAAALEDRLQITVSDNGKGMDAAKLKELLHNIRTEDSSGLNIGMRNVYRRLELYYADQVTFEIISAPDEGTSVSFGIPLKLLERIHPPGGE is encoded by the coding sequence ATGCTCAAAAAAAGGTTCCGCTTCAACAATATCGTCAACGACATTCCGCTGAATTATAAGTTTATTCTGATCTACATCGTGGGTGTACTGCTGCCCATTATGGTCATCAACCTGGTGTTTCTCGGACGGATTACGGACCTCATCAAGTCGAGGGAGGAGCAGAACCTGGAAATTTCCCTGGAGCGGGCAAGAAAGGATATTCATGATTTTATTGAGGGCGGGGTCGCCGTCAGCTATACCCTGTCCACAGACAAGAACCTGTATGAAATGCTGGACCGTCCCTATAAGGATTCCATTGATTTTTATGACGCCTATGATGAGGAGCTGCGCGACCGGCTGTACAGTTTCATGCCTGTTAACAACCAGATTGAGCGGATTACGGTATATACTGCCAACCAGTCTATTGTATCCGGCGGCAATTATCAGGCTATTAACGCGAAAATCCGCACAAGCGGCTGGTACAGGCAAGCGGAGTCTTCCGGCAACCAGGTGGTTGTAGCCGCCTACCGGATAAGCGAGAACAGTAACTCTTCCACACCAATGCTCAGCATCATTGACTGGATGGATCACTACAGCTCGTTCGGCACCTATGAGAAGCTGTCGCGGATTGATCTCGACCTCAGTGAGGTGTATGACATCATTGTCCGCGAAAAGGATTATTTGAGCCTTTACCTGGTCAATGAGCAGAATCAGATCGTCATGTCAGAGGCAAGCGGCTATCAGCATATAACAGATGAGCCTTATCCGCTGTTTACGCAGCCTGAGGACGGGGAACAGGAGGTGCACATCCTGCCTATCGGTACAGCCAATTATCTCAAAGGCTGGCGGCTAATCGGCATTACTCAGGGGGAGCGGATTGCCCAGGCTGTTCTGGATATCCGGCTGTATGCGGCGGTGCTGGCGACCACGGTCACCCTGCTGACCTCGGCTTTTATCTATGTGATGCTGCGCTCCTATAATTACCGGGTGAAGCGGCTGGCCCGGCATATGCAGAAGGTGAGCAACGAGAAGTTTGAGCTGATCAGAATTGATGAGGGCCGGGATGAAATCGGCGGGCTGATTCATAATTTCAACCGGATGACCTCACGGATCAATTCGCTGATTAACGACGTGTATAAGCTGGAGATCCAGAGTAAGAACCTGGAGATGGAGCGGGTGAGGGCTGAGCTGAATTTTCTGCAGAGCCAGATGAATCCGCATTTTCTGTTCAACACGCTGAATGCCATTCTCGTAGTCTGCACCAAGAACAAATATGACGATGTGACGGATATTATCAAAAGCCTCTCCAAGCTGCTGCGCAGGCTGCTCAGATGGAAGGAGGACCTCGTGTCACTGCAGGAGGAAATGCAGTTTATCGAAATGTATCTGAAGATCGAGAAATTCAGGTTCCGCGACAAGTTCGATTACCAGTTCGAAATTGAAGAGCAGGCGCTTACCTACAAAATACCTAAGCTGAGCATGCAGCCGCTTGTCGAGAACTCCTGCAAGCACGGCCTGCAGACCATAGAGGGGCTCGGGGTGATCAGGATCAGGGCGGCTGCCCTGGAGGACCGTCTGCAGATTACCGTTTCAGACAACGGAAAAGGGATGGATGCTGCCAAGCTGAAGGAGCTGCTGCATAATATCCGCACCGAGGATTCCTCCGGGCTGAATATCGGGATGCGTAATGTATACCGCAGGCTGGAGCTGTATTATGCGGATCAGGTTACTTTTGAAATCATCAGCGCACCGGATGAAGGGACGTCCGTGTCGTTCGGTATCCCGCTGAAGCTGCTGGAGCGGATTCATCCGCCGGGAGGGGAGTGA
- a CDS encoding response regulator transcription factor, translated as MLKALIVDDEPWVLEGLRIMVDWEKSGFELCGEALNGPEALRLIELHQPDLVLTDINIPVFNGLELITRLNQSMARPPRFVILSGYDDFQYARTALRQRVEQYLLKPVDEEELEDLLGRLSTIITSEIASIDEQQQKQAGIIGSLLNRLIQGEDEGDFRLVASSLIKLPADSELLGILADPPSAAGHLRQLAHSCFPAELTCSFQDSAERAGLLLQSEGISRESLKAGITGLQQELEKLLLEPVAVMVSDRMAGIESVKEIYLQLLEMQKLRYSAEQGGVFFHSEFKRSGRAGGREQVTFTDLLDKVKAGELQEIEPCVRELFRLYSQQQYSVEAVQAGIAHLEMNLCRLAAEHSGDPAAMMKGHQEAWGSLGELSDYSRLGAYASGLCNTAAAYLAQLQEANEGNTIYNVIRYVDQEFRNKLQLQELARQFHMNPAYLGQLFRKETGRSFSEYLNVKRIEAAKALLKRTELKISDVAAQVGFSNTDYFIDKFKGIAGVLPSVYKNSDHSKQL; from the coding sequence ATGCTAAAGGCGCTGATTGTGGATGATGAGCCCTGGGTACTGGAGGGGCTGCGGATTATGGTGGACTGGGAGAAATCCGGCTTTGAGCTGTGCGGTGAGGCGTTGAACGGGCCGGAGGCGCTGCGGCTGATTGAGCTGCACCAGCCGGACCTTGTACTGACGGATATCAATATACCGGTATTTAACGGACTGGAGCTGATCACCAGGCTGAATCAATCGATGGCCCGGCCGCCCCGGTTTGTCATTCTGAGCGGGTATGATGATTTCCAGTATGCCCGGACAGCCCTGCGCCAGCGGGTGGAGCAGTATCTGCTGAAGCCGGTTGACGAGGAGGAGCTGGAGGACCTGCTGGGCAGGCTCAGTACCATAATCACTAGTGAAATCGCTTCCATCGATGAGCAGCAGCAGAAGCAGGCGGGAATCATCGGCAGCCTGCTAAACCGTCTGATTCAGGGCGAGGATGAGGGTGATTTCCGGCTGGTGGCCTCCAGCCTGATTAAGCTCCCCGCGGATAGCGAGCTGCTCGGCATTCTGGCCGATCCGCCGTCAGCTGCAGGGCATCTGCGGCAGCTGGCGCACAGCTGCTTTCCCGCCGAGCTGACCTGCAGCTTTCAGGACAGTGCTGAACGGGCAGGGCTGCTGCTGCAATCGGAAGGGATCTCCCGGGAGAGCCTGAAGGCCGGCATCACTGGCCTGCAGCAGGAGCTGGAGAAGCTGCTGCTGGAGCCGGTGGCGGTGATGGTCAGTGACAGAATGGCAGGCATCGAATCCGTTAAGGAGATTTATCTGCAGCTGCTGGAAATGCAGAAGCTGAGGTACTCTGCCGAGCAGGGAGGCGTGTTTTTTCACAGTGAGTTCAAGCGGAGCGGCCGAGCTGGAGGCAGGGAGCAGGTCACCTTTACAGACCTGCTGGATAAAGTCAAAGCAGGTGAACTGCAGGAGATTGAACCGTGTGTGCGGGAGCTCTTCCGGCTGTATTCGCAGCAGCAGTATTCCGTGGAAGCTGTGCAGGCCGGCATTGCCCATCTGGAAATGAACCTGTGCAGGCTGGCGGCTGAGCATAGCGGAGACCCGGCAGCGATGATGAAGGGGCATCAGGAGGCCTGGGGCAGTCTGGGCGAGCTCAGTGATTATTCGCGGCTCGGAGCCTATGCCAGCGGTCTCTGCAATACGGCGGCGGCTTATCTGGCACAGCTCCAGGAGGCGAATGAGGGGAACACCATCTATAACGTCATCCGCTATGTGGACCAGGAATTCCGCAATAAGCTGCAGCTGCAGGAGCTGGCCCGGCAGTTTCATATGAACCCGGCCTATCTTGGACAGCTGTTCCGCAAGGAGACGGGACGCAGCTTCAGCGAATATCTGAACGTCAAGCGGATTGAAGCAGCCAAGGCGCTGCTCAAGCGGACAGAGCTGAAAATTTCCGATGTGGCGGCCCAGGTCGGGTTCAGCAACACGGATTATTTTATCGACAAATTCAAGGGAATCGCAGGCGTTCTGCCTTCTGTATACAAGAACTCTGATCACAGCAAGCAGCTCTAG
- a CDS encoding ABC transporter permease, translating to MAETLETEIAVRHPNRRKKKKRPVTWSLIKSQNQLIWMSVPLMLYIILFAYVPVWGWTMAFQNYRPAKSFSEQEWVGFKQFNFLFTDDNFLRVLRNTLSMGIINLVLGFVTAIVLALLLNEIKNVLWKRTVQTISYLPHFLSWIIVTGIVATSLSINDGIINIVLMKLHLIKEPILWLSEGKYFWGIVGASHVWKEVGWNTIIYLAAIASIDPALYEAAEIDGASRYKKMQFVTLPGIKATIVILMIMSIGHVLEAGFEVQYLLGNGLVVDWAETIDIFVLKYGLAQGNYSLATAGGIFKTVVSVTLLLMANGISKRLGEERLL from the coding sequence ATGGCTGAGACCTTAGAAACAGAAATAGCCGTCCGGCATCCCAACCGCCGCAAAAAGAAAAAGCGGCCGGTTACCTGGTCGCTGATTAAAAGCCAGAATCAGCTGATTTGGATGTCAGTGCCTTTAATGCTCTACATTATTCTTTTTGCCTACGTGCCCGTCTGGGGCTGGACAATGGCCTTCCAAAATTACCGCCCTGCAAAGTCCTTTAGTGAACAGGAATGGGTGGGCTTCAAGCAGTTCAACTTTCTGTTTACCGACGATAATTTTCTGCGTGTCCTGCGCAATACCTTGTCCATGGGGATCATTAACCTGGTGCTGGGATTTGTAACGGCCATTGTGCTGGCGCTGCTGCTGAATGAAATCAAAAATGTGCTTTGGAAAAGAACGGTACAAACCATCTCTTATCTGCCGCATTTCCTGTCGTGGATTATCGTTACCGGCATTGTGGCGACCTCGCTGTCGATCAATGACGGGATTATCAATATTGTATTGATGAAGCTGCACCTGATTAAAGAGCCAATTCTGTGGCTCAGTGAGGGCAAGTACTTCTGGGGCATTGTCGGCGCCTCGCATGTGTGGAAGGAAGTCGGCTGGAATACGATTATTTATCTGGCAGCTATTGCATCAATCGACCCGGCGCTGTATGAGGCTGCGGAAATCGACGGTGCGAGCCGCTACAAAAAAATGCAGTTTGTCACGCTGCCCGGCATTAAAGCGACCATCGTCATCCTGATGATCATGTCCATCGGGCATGTGCTGGAGGCAGGCTTTGAGGTACAGTACCTGCTTGGTAACGGGCTTGTCGTCGATTGGGCGGAAACGATAGATATTTTTGTACTAAAATACGGGCTGGCGCAAGGCAACTATTCACTCGCAACCGCAGGCGGTATCTTCAAAACAGTGGTCAGCGTAACCTTGCTGCTTATGGCTAACGGTATTTCCAAGCGGCTTGGGGAAGAGAGGTTGTTATAA